One window from the genome of Egibacteraceae bacterium encodes:
- a CDS encoding ABC transporter substrate-binding protein produces MLRTRWLRLLAITAVPALLLTACPAQEEEPAPTDEPEDTETPEEDDVTRGDGVLRLGYVLPESGDLAFLGPPMIRGVEYAVQQINDAGGVLGADIELEGADEAGDTTVASESADRLLQAGVDAIIGAAASGMSLAIIDQVTGAGVVQCSGSNTGPVFTDYDDGGYYFRTAPTDALQGPILAETIVADGHQRIALVARSDPYGEGLLEATSEALEEAGAEVVEEVLYNPDTETFDAEVEQLTAADPDAVVVISFEEGATLLAAMVEAGLGPADIGVYGADGLASETLNETVQAGNPNVLDGMTGTRPAPGLDEDFESAFREFAPDVEDMTFAPQVFDCVTIIALAAIAADSDDPTVFVDEMINVTRDGQECTTFTDCVELLEQGEDIDYQGPSGATTFTDAGEPEFGTYDVWGFRDGAFTVLESGIESRLE; encoded by the coding sequence ATGTTGAGGACGAGATGGCTGCGCCTTCTGGCGATCACCGCCGTACCCGCACTCTTGCTCACCGCATGCCCCGCCCAGGAGGAGGAACCCGCGCCCACCGACGAGCCCGAGGACACCGAGACCCCCGAGGAGGACGACGTCACCCGCGGCGACGGTGTGCTGCGGCTCGGCTACGTCCTGCCGGAGTCCGGCGACCTCGCCTTCCTCGGGCCCCCGATGATCCGCGGTGTCGAGTACGCCGTCCAGCAGATCAACGACGCCGGCGGTGTCCTCGGCGCCGACATCGAGCTCGAGGGCGCCGACGAGGCCGGCGACACGACCGTCGCCTCCGAGTCCGCCGACCGCCTGCTGCAGGCGGGCGTCGACGCCATCATCGGCGCGGCTGCCAGCGGGATGTCGCTTGCCATCATCGACCAGGTGACCGGCGCCGGCGTCGTGCAGTGCTCCGGCTCGAACACCGGCCCGGTGTTCACCGACTACGACGACGGCGGCTACTACTTCCGTACCGCGCCGACCGACGCGCTCCAGGGGCCGATCCTCGCGGAGACGATCGTCGCCGACGGCCACCAGCGCATCGCCCTCGTCGCCCGCTCCGACCCCTACGGTGAGGGCCTGCTCGAGGCCACGAGCGAGGCGCTCGAGGAAGCGGGAGCCGAGGTCGTCGAGGAGGTGCTCTACAACCCCGACACCGAGACCTTCGACGCCGAGGTCGAGCAGCTCACCGCCGCTGACCCCGACGCGGTCGTGGTGATCTCCTTCGAGGAGGGCGCCACCCTGCTCGCGGCCATGGTCGAAGCAGGTCTCGGGCCGGCCGACATCGGCGTCTACGGCGCCGACGGCCTCGCCTCTGAGACCCTGAACGAGACCGTCCAGGCCGGCAACCCGAACGTGCTCGACGGCATGACGGGCACCCGGCCCGCCCCGGGCCTCGACGAGGACTTCGAGTCGGCGTTCCGGGAGTTCGCCCCGGACGTTGAGGACATGACCTTCGCCCCGCAGGTCTTCGACTGCGTCACGATCATCGCGCTCGCCGCGATCGCGGCCGACAGCGACGACCCGACCGTGTTCGTCGACGAGATGATCAACGTCACCCGCGACGGGCAGGAGTGCACGACCTTCACCGACTGCGTCGAGCTCCTCGAGCAGGGTGAGGACATCGACTACCAGGGGCCGAGCGGCGCGACGACGTTCACCGACGCCGGCGAGCCTGAGTTCGGCACCTACGACGTCTGGGGCTTCCGCGACGGCGCGTTCACCGTGCTGGAGAGCGGTATCGAGTCACGGCTCGAGTAG
- a CDS encoding ABC transporter ATP-binding protein, with amino-acid sequence MSSDPILVADSVVAGYVPGVNILNGCDLELTGGELVGIIGPNGAGKSTLVKAMFGLLPITEGSVRLRGEDITNLPAHDLVSKGVGYVPQVANVFPSLTVEENLEMGLYLRPSEWEPRFAFVSELFPLLADRRRQRAGSLSGGERQMVAMGRALMMEPAVLLLDEPSAGLSPAIQDEVFRRIRQINEAGISIVMVEQNARRCLQICHRGYVLDQGRNAYTGTGRALLADPKVIELYLGTLARAR; translated from the coding sequence ATGAGCAGCGACCCGATCCTCGTGGCGGACTCCGTCGTCGCCGGCTACGTGCCGGGGGTGAACATCCTGAACGGCTGTGACCTCGAGCTCACGGGGGGCGAGCTCGTCGGGATCATCGGACCGAACGGCGCCGGCAAGTCGACCCTCGTGAAGGCGATGTTCGGACTCCTGCCCATCACCGAGGGGTCGGTGCGTCTGCGCGGCGAGGACATCACCAACCTGCCCGCCCACGACCTCGTGTCGAAGGGCGTCGGCTACGTCCCGCAGGTCGCCAACGTGTTCCCGAGCCTCACGGTCGAGGAGAACCTCGAGATGGGGCTCTACCTGCGCCCCAGCGAGTGGGAGCCGCGCTTCGCGTTCGTGTCGGAGCTGTTCCCGCTCCTCGCCGACCGTCGCAGGCAGCGCGCCGGCTCGCTGTCCGGGGGTGAGCGCCAGATGGTCGCGATGGGCCGGGCGCTCATGATGGAGCCTGCGGTCCTGCTCCTCGACGAGCCCTCCGCGGGCCTCTCCCCGGCCATCCAGGACGAGGTGTTCCGCAGGATCCGCCAGATCAACGAGGCCGGCATCTCCATCGTCATGGTGGAGCAGAACGCGCGCCGGTGCCTGCAGATCTGCCATCGGGGCTACGTCCTGGACCAGGGGCGCAACGCCTACACCGGCACCGGCCGTGCGCTGCTCGCCGACCCGAAGGTGATCGAGCTGTACCTCGGGACCCTCGCGAGGGCGAGGTAG